A window of the Brassica oleracea var. oleracea cultivar TO1000 chromosome C1, BOL, whole genome shotgun sequence genome harbors these coding sequences:
- the LOC106316523 gene encoding coatomer subunit beta'-3 isoform X3, with protein MPLSLDIKRKFAQRSERVKSVDLHPTEPWILASLYAGTVCIWNYQTQVITKSFEVTDVPVRSAKFIPRKQWVVAGADDLHIRVYNYNTMDKVKVFEAHADYIRCVAVHPTLPYVLSSSDDMLIKLWDWENGWACTQIFEGHSHYVMQVVFNPKDTNTFASASLDRSIKIWNLGSPDPNFTLDAHQKGVNCVDYFTGGDKPYLITGSDDHTAKVWDYQTKSCVQTLDGHTHNVSAVCFHPELPIILTGSEDGTVRIWHATTYRLENTLNYSLDRVWAIGYIKSSRRVVIGYDEGTIMVKLGREIPVASMDSSGKIIWAKHNEIQTANIKSLGAGYEVTDGERLPLAVKDLGTCDLYPQSLKHNPNGRFVVVCGDGEYIIYTALAWRNRSFGSGLEFVWSSEGECAVRESPSKIKIFSKNFQERKSIRPTFSAEKIFGGTLLAMCSNDFICFYDWAECRLIQQIDVTVKNVYWAESGDLVAIASDTSFYILKYNRDLVSSHFDSGRPTDEEGVEDAFEVLHENDERVRTGIWVGDCFIYNNSSSKLNYCVGGEVTTMYHLDRPMYLLGYIANQSRVYLVDKEFNVIGYTLLLSLIEYKTLVMRGDLDKANEILPTIPKEQLNNVAHFLESRGMIEDALEIATDADYRFELAIQLGRLEIAKEIAEEVQSESKWKQLGELAMSSGKLQLAEDCMKYAMDLSGLLLLYSSLGDAEGVSKLACLAKEQGKNNVAFLCLFMLGRLEDCLQLLVESNRIPEAALMARSYLPSKVSEIVALWRKDLSKVNSKAAESLADPEEYPNLFEDWHVALSVEAKAVETRGVYAAAEDYPTHADKSAMTLVEAFRNMQVEAEESVENGHMEHESEQVAEENGHEENEGDEEEQLEGEEEEEVNQEEGVVVDGDSTDGGAVLVNGSEGDEEWVLTPRH; from the exons ATG CCGCTCAGTCTCGATATCAAG AGAAAATTTGCTCAACGATCAGAGAGAGTCAAATCTGTGGATCTGCATCCTACAGAGCCATG GATCCTAGCAAGTTTGTATGCTGGAACCGTGTGTATTTGGAACTACCAGACGCAG GTGATAACAAAATCCTTCGAGGTGACTGATGTGCCAG TTAGGTCGGCCAAGTTCATTCCACGCAAGCAATGGGTTGTGGCAGGAGCGGATGATTTGCACATCCGTGTATACAACTACAATACAATGGACAAGGTTAAAGTTTTCGAAGCCCATGCGGATTACATTAGGTGTGTTGCTGTCCATCCCACCCTTCCGTATGTGCTGTCATCTTCTGATGATATGCTCATAAAGCTTTGGGACTGGGAAAACGGTTGGGCCTGTACTCAGATATTTGAGGGACATTCGCATTATGTGATGCAAGTGGTGTTTAACCCAAAAGACACCAACACTTTTGCCAGTGCATCGCTTGACCGTTCCATAAAG ATATGGAATCTTGGTTCCCCAGACCCAAATTTTACACTTGATGCTCATCAGAAAGGAGTCAACTGCGTAGATTACTTTACGGGGGGTGATAAGCCCTATTTAATTACTGGCTCTGATGATCATACTGCTAAG GTTTGGGACTATCAAACCAAAAGTTGTGTCCAGACGCTAGACGGGCACACCCACAATGTATCTGCAGTATGTTTCCATCCGGAGCTTCCAATAATACTCACAGGTTCCGAGGATGGCACTGTTCGCATTTGGCACGCCACGACTTACAG GCTAGAGAACACACTGAATTATTCTCTCGATAGAGTTTGGGCCATTGGTTACATAAAAAGCTCGCGCCG GGTTGTGATTGGGTATGATGAAGGAACCATCATGGTTAAACTTGGACGAGAAATTCCTGTTGCTAGCATGGACAGTAGCGGAAAAATTATATGGGCTAAGCATAATGAAATCCAAACTGCAAACATCAAAAGTCTCGGTGCAGGTTATGAG GTTACTGACGGAGAAAGACTTCCCTTGGCTGTTAAAGACCTGGGGACATGTGATCTTTATCCACAA AGCTTGAAGCACAATCCTAACGGGAGGTTTGTGGTAGTCTGCGGTGATGGAGAGTACATAATCTACACAGCTTTGGCTTGGAGAAATAGATCTTTTGGTTCTGGACTGGAATTTGTTTGGTCATCGGAGGGGGAGTGTGCAGTTCGAGAAAGCCCATCAAAGATAAAAATATTCAGCAAAAATTTCCAG GAAAGGAAGAGCATTCGGCCTACTTTCTCAGCTGAGAAGATTTTTGGAGGAACCCTGTTAGCAATGTGTTCAAATGATTTCATTTGCTTCTATGATTGGGCTGAATGTAGGCTGATTCAGCAAATTGATGTCACTGTAAAG AATGTTTATTGGGCTGAAAGTGGTGATTTAGTAGCCATTGCTAGTGATACGTCATTCTACATCCTGAAGTACAAT CGTGACTTGGTTTCCTCGCATTTTGATAGTGGAAGACCAACTGATGAAGAAGGTGTTGAGGATGCTTTTGAGGTCCTCCATGAGAATGATGAACGTGTTAGGACAGGTATATGGGTGGGGGATTGCTTCATTTACAACAACTCTTCTTCGAAGCTCAACTATTGTGTTGGAGGCGAG GTAACCACAATGTATCATTTGGACCGTCCAATGTACTTGTTAGGCTATATTGCCAATCAAAGTCGGGTATACTTGGTAGACAAAGAATTCAA TGTCATAGGATATACCCTGCTGCTTAGCCTCATTGAATACAAGACACTTGTGATGCGAGGTGATTTGGATAAAGCCAATGAAATTTTACCTACAATTCCAAAAGAGCAGCTTAACAA TGTTGCTCATTTCTTGGAGTCTCGGGGAATGATTGAAGATGCTTTAGAAATTGCGACAGATGCGGACTACAGATTTGAGCTGGCCATACAGTTGGGTAGACTTGAGATTGCAAAG GAAATCGCTGAAGAAGTGCAGAGTGAGTCTAAGTGGAAGCAGTTAGGAGAGTTGGCCATGTCTTCTGGGAAG CTACAACTGGCCGAGGATTGCATGAAGTACGCTATGGATTTAAGTGGTTTGCTACTACTATACTCTTCCTTGGGAGACGCTGAAGGGGTGTCAAAGCTTGCATGCCTTGCTAAGGAGCAGGGAAAGAACAATGTTGCCTTTCTTTGCTTATTCATGCTGGGTAGATTGGAAGATTGTCTGCAGTTATTGGTGGAGAG CAATCGGATACCAGAAGCTGCTCTGATGGCACGTTCTTATCTTCCAAGCAAAGTTTCAGAGATAGTTGCTCTTTGGAGGAAAGATCTCAGCAAG GTTAATTCAAAAGCAGCAGAATCTTTGGCTGATCCTGAAGAGTACCCAAATCTTTTTGAGGATTGGCATGTTGCCCTTTCTGTTGAAGCGAAAGCTGTAGAGACGAG GGGAGTTTATGCTGCTGCAGAAGATTATCCAACCCACGCCGATAAATCTGCCATGACCCTCGTGGAAGCCTTCAGAAACATGCAAGTTGAAGCAGAGGAATCAGTGGAAAATGGACACATGGAACACGAG TCTGAGCAGGTAGCAGAAGAAAATGGTCATGAAGAGAATGAAGGAGATGAAGAGGAGCAGCTTGAAGGAGAAGAAGAAGAAGAAGTGAATCAAGAAGAGGGAGTTGTTGTTGATGGAGACTCAACGGATGGTGGTGCAGTACTTGTTAATGGAAGTGAGGGTGACGAAGAGTGGG TGCTTACGCCACGTCACTAG
- the LOC106316523 gene encoding coatomer subunit beta'-3 isoform X4 produces MPLSLDIKRKFAQRSERVKSVDLHPTEPWILASLYAGTVCIWNYQTQVITKSFEVTDVPVRSAKFIPRKQWVVAGADDLHIRVYNYNTMDKVKVFEAHADYIRCVAVHPTLPYVLSSSDDMLIKLWDWENGWACTQIFEGHSHYVMQVVFNPKDTNTFASASLDRSIKIWNLGSPDPNFTLDAHQKGVNCVDYFTGGDKPYLITGSDDHTAKVWDYQTKSCVQTLDGHTHNVSAVCFHPELPIILTGSEDGTVRIWHATTYRLENTLNYSLDRVWAIGYIKSSRRVVIGYDEGTIMVKLGREIPVASMDSSGKIIWAKHNEIQTANIKSLGAGYEVTDGERLPLAVKDLGTCDLYPQSLKHNPNGRFVVVCGDGEYIIYTALAWRNRSFGSGLEFVWSSEGECAVRESPSKIKIFSKNFQERKSIRPTFSAEKIFGGTLLAMCSNDFICFYDWAECRLIQQIDVTVKNVYWAESGDLVAIASDTSFYILKYNRDLVSSHFDSGRPTDEEGVEDAFEVLHENDERVRTGIWVGDCFIYNNSSSKLNYCVGGEVTTMYHLDRPMYLLGYIANQSRVYLVDKEFNVIGYTLLLSLIEYKTLVMRGDLDKANEILPTIPKEQLNNVAHFLESRGMIEDALEIATDADYRFELAIQLGRLEIAKEIAEEVQSESKWKQLGELAMSSGKLQLAEDCMKYAMDLSGLLLLYSSLGDAEGVSKLACLAKEQGKNNVAFLCLFMLGRLEDCLQLLVESNRIPEAALMARSYLPSKVSEIVALWRKDLSKVNSKAAESLADPEEYPNLFEDWHVALSVEAKAVETRGVYAAAEDYPTHADKSAMTLVEAFRNMQVEAEESVENGHMEHEVAEENGHEENEGDEEEQLEGEEEEEVNQEEGVVVDGDSTDGGAVLVNGSEGDEEWVLTPRH; encoded by the exons ATG CCGCTCAGTCTCGATATCAAG AGAAAATTTGCTCAACGATCAGAGAGAGTCAAATCTGTGGATCTGCATCCTACAGAGCCATG GATCCTAGCAAGTTTGTATGCTGGAACCGTGTGTATTTGGAACTACCAGACGCAG GTGATAACAAAATCCTTCGAGGTGACTGATGTGCCAG TTAGGTCGGCCAAGTTCATTCCACGCAAGCAATGGGTTGTGGCAGGAGCGGATGATTTGCACATCCGTGTATACAACTACAATACAATGGACAAGGTTAAAGTTTTCGAAGCCCATGCGGATTACATTAGGTGTGTTGCTGTCCATCCCACCCTTCCGTATGTGCTGTCATCTTCTGATGATATGCTCATAAAGCTTTGGGACTGGGAAAACGGTTGGGCCTGTACTCAGATATTTGAGGGACATTCGCATTATGTGATGCAAGTGGTGTTTAACCCAAAAGACACCAACACTTTTGCCAGTGCATCGCTTGACCGTTCCATAAAG ATATGGAATCTTGGTTCCCCAGACCCAAATTTTACACTTGATGCTCATCAGAAAGGAGTCAACTGCGTAGATTACTTTACGGGGGGTGATAAGCCCTATTTAATTACTGGCTCTGATGATCATACTGCTAAG GTTTGGGACTATCAAACCAAAAGTTGTGTCCAGACGCTAGACGGGCACACCCACAATGTATCTGCAGTATGTTTCCATCCGGAGCTTCCAATAATACTCACAGGTTCCGAGGATGGCACTGTTCGCATTTGGCACGCCACGACTTACAG GCTAGAGAACACACTGAATTATTCTCTCGATAGAGTTTGGGCCATTGGTTACATAAAAAGCTCGCGCCG GGTTGTGATTGGGTATGATGAAGGAACCATCATGGTTAAACTTGGACGAGAAATTCCTGTTGCTAGCATGGACAGTAGCGGAAAAATTATATGGGCTAAGCATAATGAAATCCAAACTGCAAACATCAAAAGTCTCGGTGCAGGTTATGAG GTTACTGACGGAGAAAGACTTCCCTTGGCTGTTAAAGACCTGGGGACATGTGATCTTTATCCACAA AGCTTGAAGCACAATCCTAACGGGAGGTTTGTGGTAGTCTGCGGTGATGGAGAGTACATAATCTACACAGCTTTGGCTTGGAGAAATAGATCTTTTGGTTCTGGACTGGAATTTGTTTGGTCATCGGAGGGGGAGTGTGCAGTTCGAGAAAGCCCATCAAAGATAAAAATATTCAGCAAAAATTTCCAG GAAAGGAAGAGCATTCGGCCTACTTTCTCAGCTGAGAAGATTTTTGGAGGAACCCTGTTAGCAATGTGTTCAAATGATTTCATTTGCTTCTATGATTGGGCTGAATGTAGGCTGATTCAGCAAATTGATGTCACTGTAAAG AATGTTTATTGGGCTGAAAGTGGTGATTTAGTAGCCATTGCTAGTGATACGTCATTCTACATCCTGAAGTACAAT CGTGACTTGGTTTCCTCGCATTTTGATAGTGGAAGACCAACTGATGAAGAAGGTGTTGAGGATGCTTTTGAGGTCCTCCATGAGAATGATGAACGTGTTAGGACAGGTATATGGGTGGGGGATTGCTTCATTTACAACAACTCTTCTTCGAAGCTCAACTATTGTGTTGGAGGCGAG GTAACCACAATGTATCATTTGGACCGTCCAATGTACTTGTTAGGCTATATTGCCAATCAAAGTCGGGTATACTTGGTAGACAAAGAATTCAA TGTCATAGGATATACCCTGCTGCTTAGCCTCATTGAATACAAGACACTTGTGATGCGAGGTGATTTGGATAAAGCCAATGAAATTTTACCTACAATTCCAAAAGAGCAGCTTAACAA TGTTGCTCATTTCTTGGAGTCTCGGGGAATGATTGAAGATGCTTTAGAAATTGCGACAGATGCGGACTACAGATTTGAGCTGGCCATACAGTTGGGTAGACTTGAGATTGCAAAG GAAATCGCTGAAGAAGTGCAGAGTGAGTCTAAGTGGAAGCAGTTAGGAGAGTTGGCCATGTCTTCTGGGAAG CTACAACTGGCCGAGGATTGCATGAAGTACGCTATGGATTTAAGTGGTTTGCTACTACTATACTCTTCCTTGGGAGACGCTGAAGGGGTGTCAAAGCTTGCATGCCTTGCTAAGGAGCAGGGAAAGAACAATGTTGCCTTTCTTTGCTTATTCATGCTGGGTAGATTGGAAGATTGTCTGCAGTTATTGGTGGAGAG CAATCGGATACCAGAAGCTGCTCTGATGGCACGTTCTTATCTTCCAAGCAAAGTTTCAGAGATAGTTGCTCTTTGGAGGAAAGATCTCAGCAAG GTTAATTCAAAAGCAGCAGAATCTTTGGCTGATCCTGAAGAGTACCCAAATCTTTTTGAGGATTGGCATGTTGCCCTTTCTGTTGAAGCGAAAGCTGTAGAGACGAG GGGAGTTTATGCTGCTGCAGAAGATTATCCAACCCACGCCGATAAATCTGCCATGACCCTCGTGGAAGCCTTCAGAAACATGCAAGTTGAAGCAGAGGAATCAGTGGAAAATGGACACATGGAACACGAG GTAGCAGAAGAAAATGGTCATGAAGAGAATGAAGGAGATGAAGAGGAGCAGCTTGAAGGAGAAGAAGAAGAAGAAGTGAATCAAGAAGAGGGAGTTGTTGTTGATGGAGACTCAACGGATGGTGGTGCAGTACTTGTTAATGGAAGTGAGGGTGACGAAGAGTGGG TGCTTACGCCACGTCACTAG
- the LOC106316523 gene encoding coatomer subunit beta'-3 isoform X1 — protein sequence MPLSLDIKRKFAQRSERVKSVDLHPTEPWILASLYAGTVCIWNYQTQVITKSFEVTDVPVRSAKFIPRKQWVVAGADDLHIRVYNYNTMDKVKVFEAHADYIRCVAVHPTLPYVLSSSDDMLIKLWDWENGWACTQIFEGHSHYVMQVVFNPKDTNTFASASLDRSIKIWNLGSPDPNFTLDAHQKGVNCVDYFTGGDKPYLITGSDDHTAKVWDYQTKSCVQTLDGHTHNVSAVCFHPELPIILTGSEDGTVRIWHATTYRLENTLNYSLDRVWAIGYIKSSRRVVIGYDEGTIMVKLGREIPVASMDSSGKIIWAKHNEIQTANIKSLGAGYEVTDGERLPLAVKDLGTCDLYPQSLKHNPNGRFVVVCGDGEYIIYTALAWRNRSFGSGLEFVWSSEGECAVRESPSKIKIFSKNFQERKSIRPTFSAEKIFGGTLLAMCSNDFICFYDWAECRLIQQIDVTVKNVYWAESGDLVAIASDTSFYILKYNRDLVSSHFDSGRPTDEEGVEDAFEVLHENDERVRTGIWVGDCFIYNNSSSKLNYCVGGEVTTMYHLDRPMYLLGYIANQSRVYLVDKEFNVIGYTLLLSLIEYKTLVMRGDLDKANEILPTIPKEQLNNVAHFLESRGMIEDALEIATDADYRFELAIQLGRLEIAKEIAEEVQSESKWKQLGELAMSSGKLQLAEDCMKYAMDLSGLLLLYSSLGDAEGVSKLACLAKEQGKNNVAFLCLFMLGRLEDCLQLLVESNRIPEAALMARSYLPSKVSEIVALWRKDLSKVNSKAAESLADPEEYPNLFEDWHVALSVEAKAVETRGVYAAAEDYPTHADKSAMTLVEAFRNMQVEAEESVENGHMEHESEQVAEENGHEENEGDEEEQLEGEEEEEVNQEEGVVVDGDSTDGGAVLVNGSEGDEEWGTNNKGNQPA from the exons ATG CCGCTCAGTCTCGATATCAAG AGAAAATTTGCTCAACGATCAGAGAGAGTCAAATCTGTGGATCTGCATCCTACAGAGCCATG GATCCTAGCAAGTTTGTATGCTGGAACCGTGTGTATTTGGAACTACCAGACGCAG GTGATAACAAAATCCTTCGAGGTGACTGATGTGCCAG TTAGGTCGGCCAAGTTCATTCCACGCAAGCAATGGGTTGTGGCAGGAGCGGATGATTTGCACATCCGTGTATACAACTACAATACAATGGACAAGGTTAAAGTTTTCGAAGCCCATGCGGATTACATTAGGTGTGTTGCTGTCCATCCCACCCTTCCGTATGTGCTGTCATCTTCTGATGATATGCTCATAAAGCTTTGGGACTGGGAAAACGGTTGGGCCTGTACTCAGATATTTGAGGGACATTCGCATTATGTGATGCAAGTGGTGTTTAACCCAAAAGACACCAACACTTTTGCCAGTGCATCGCTTGACCGTTCCATAAAG ATATGGAATCTTGGTTCCCCAGACCCAAATTTTACACTTGATGCTCATCAGAAAGGAGTCAACTGCGTAGATTACTTTACGGGGGGTGATAAGCCCTATTTAATTACTGGCTCTGATGATCATACTGCTAAG GTTTGGGACTATCAAACCAAAAGTTGTGTCCAGACGCTAGACGGGCACACCCACAATGTATCTGCAGTATGTTTCCATCCGGAGCTTCCAATAATACTCACAGGTTCCGAGGATGGCACTGTTCGCATTTGGCACGCCACGACTTACAG GCTAGAGAACACACTGAATTATTCTCTCGATAGAGTTTGGGCCATTGGTTACATAAAAAGCTCGCGCCG GGTTGTGATTGGGTATGATGAAGGAACCATCATGGTTAAACTTGGACGAGAAATTCCTGTTGCTAGCATGGACAGTAGCGGAAAAATTATATGGGCTAAGCATAATGAAATCCAAACTGCAAACATCAAAAGTCTCGGTGCAGGTTATGAG GTTACTGACGGAGAAAGACTTCCCTTGGCTGTTAAAGACCTGGGGACATGTGATCTTTATCCACAA AGCTTGAAGCACAATCCTAACGGGAGGTTTGTGGTAGTCTGCGGTGATGGAGAGTACATAATCTACACAGCTTTGGCTTGGAGAAATAGATCTTTTGGTTCTGGACTGGAATTTGTTTGGTCATCGGAGGGGGAGTGTGCAGTTCGAGAAAGCCCATCAAAGATAAAAATATTCAGCAAAAATTTCCAG GAAAGGAAGAGCATTCGGCCTACTTTCTCAGCTGAGAAGATTTTTGGAGGAACCCTGTTAGCAATGTGTTCAAATGATTTCATTTGCTTCTATGATTGGGCTGAATGTAGGCTGATTCAGCAAATTGATGTCACTGTAAAG AATGTTTATTGGGCTGAAAGTGGTGATTTAGTAGCCATTGCTAGTGATACGTCATTCTACATCCTGAAGTACAAT CGTGACTTGGTTTCCTCGCATTTTGATAGTGGAAGACCAACTGATGAAGAAGGTGTTGAGGATGCTTTTGAGGTCCTCCATGAGAATGATGAACGTGTTAGGACAGGTATATGGGTGGGGGATTGCTTCATTTACAACAACTCTTCTTCGAAGCTCAACTATTGTGTTGGAGGCGAG GTAACCACAATGTATCATTTGGACCGTCCAATGTACTTGTTAGGCTATATTGCCAATCAAAGTCGGGTATACTTGGTAGACAAAGAATTCAA TGTCATAGGATATACCCTGCTGCTTAGCCTCATTGAATACAAGACACTTGTGATGCGAGGTGATTTGGATAAAGCCAATGAAATTTTACCTACAATTCCAAAAGAGCAGCTTAACAA TGTTGCTCATTTCTTGGAGTCTCGGGGAATGATTGAAGATGCTTTAGAAATTGCGACAGATGCGGACTACAGATTTGAGCTGGCCATACAGTTGGGTAGACTTGAGATTGCAAAG GAAATCGCTGAAGAAGTGCAGAGTGAGTCTAAGTGGAAGCAGTTAGGAGAGTTGGCCATGTCTTCTGGGAAG CTACAACTGGCCGAGGATTGCATGAAGTACGCTATGGATTTAAGTGGTTTGCTACTACTATACTCTTCCTTGGGAGACGCTGAAGGGGTGTCAAAGCTTGCATGCCTTGCTAAGGAGCAGGGAAAGAACAATGTTGCCTTTCTTTGCTTATTCATGCTGGGTAGATTGGAAGATTGTCTGCAGTTATTGGTGGAGAG CAATCGGATACCAGAAGCTGCTCTGATGGCACGTTCTTATCTTCCAAGCAAAGTTTCAGAGATAGTTGCTCTTTGGAGGAAAGATCTCAGCAAG GTTAATTCAAAAGCAGCAGAATCTTTGGCTGATCCTGAAGAGTACCCAAATCTTTTTGAGGATTGGCATGTTGCCCTTTCTGTTGAAGCGAAAGCTGTAGAGACGAG GGGAGTTTATGCTGCTGCAGAAGATTATCCAACCCACGCCGATAAATCTGCCATGACCCTCGTGGAAGCCTTCAGAAACATGCAAGTTGAAGCAGAGGAATCAGTGGAAAATGGACACATGGAACACGAG TCTGAGCAGGTAGCAGAAGAAAATGGTCATGAAGAGAATGAAGGAGATGAAGAGGAGCAGCTTGAAGGAGAAGAAGAAGAAGAAGTGAATCAAGAAGAGGGAGTTGTTGTTGATGGAGACTCAACGGATGGTGGTGCAGTACTTGTTAATGGAAGTGAGGGTGACGAAGAGTGGGGTACGAATAACAAAGGAAACCAACCAGCCTAA